A region from the Alosa alosa isolate M-15738 ecotype Scorff River chromosome 7, AALO_Geno_1.1, whole genome shotgun sequence genome encodes:
- the LOC125297505 gene encoding LOW QUALITY PROTEIN: neoverrucotoxin subunit alpha-like (The sequence of the model RefSeq protein was modified relative to this genomic sequence to represent the inferred CDS: inserted 3 bases in 2 codons), whose product MAIRVAQSQQSRPDPDRDSDSDLVISALSRPLEVGMLYNAWSDQLVPGQPYTTFQVAASETLSDKMSLLDVSASVKASFLXGLVEVSGSASYLNEKRTSAHQCSVTLKYHVTTVFKELMIIELETPNSEVFDVTDATHVISGVLYGADAFMEFQQTARDYSERDPDLGHLWGSKFYGDTQLKKLLKXKKAVEVYKELPSLMGEKGEKAVPVKVWLYPLSKLINTKLKLKRAISETLVPVAEKAVPVKVWLYPLSKLINTKLKLKRAISETLVPVAEKAVPCEGLALKLKRAISETLVPVAEKAFDDFQQTKIRTNDLLEVSREIEAEDIITKLEQFQSSLSVFTVEFLRKMAVLIPAIRAGNAEETALRDLLMSQDASGFSGKEMEQWLDGKETEINTVTMYRKLLPGYMIKTPELDTFLMDPKVKDALVFSFTSLNDEEVYLKKKKPTQAAVNLRSGSNSSTSIQDTTEKAPWMWTPEAEEALRDCFESTDWRVLQDSGNLEEITDCTADYLNFCMDVAVPTKTVRCFPNNKPWVTSSMRDLREGNTVELRNIQKELKIALRAAKEAYGRKVEMKMENNTREMWKGIKTMTGLLKSCADELAEPLQHLFNKSLHEGKVRHALDPLQFAYQENVGVEDAILYLLHRVHLHLDKGGRAVRIMFFDFSSAFNTIQPLLLRDRLLQMGVETRLVTWITDYLTEHFNYNSDSCHLQKFSDDTAIVGCIKDGQEGEYRGLVEKFVRWCRTNQLQLNTTKTKEMVVDFRRIPHPLLPVSIEGRQWRQSALTIFNIVHKNKVISFISDSKYPGASVQWYHNAVLRNPHATNTTDLPPYLFTCKLTLDPITENGWLYLSERNRKVTVGTRRSYFNHPDRFDKKVQVLSKERLPGRCYWECEFSSFEGSSRAQEEGTLHARSTRKSDALPARTCCRFRAELAQKFETESVFV is encoded by the exons ATGGCCATCAGGGTGGCACAAAGTCAACAGTCCAGGCCAGATCCTGACAGAGACAgtg ACTCAGACTTGGTGATCAGTGCCCTCAGCAGACCGCTGGAAGTAGGCATGCTCTACAATGCCTGGAGTGATCAACTCGTACCAG GTCAGCCCTACACGACATTCCAAGTGGCCGCCTCTGAGACCCTCAGTGACAAGATGAGTCTGCTGGACGTGAGCGCCTCAGTGAAGGCCAGCTTCC GGGGACTGGTGGAGGTCAGTGGATCTGCCAGCTACCTCAATGAGAAGAGAACCTCCGCTCACCAGTGCAGCGTCACACTGAAGTACCATGTGACTACTGTGTTCAAGGAGCTTATGATAATTGAACTAGAGACTCCCAATTCAGAGGTGTTTGATGTGACAGACGCCACCCATGTCATCAGTGGTGTGCTCTACGGGGCTGATGCCTTCATGGAGTTCCAACAAACAGCCCGTGATTATTCAGAGAGAGATCCCGACCTTGGCCATCTCTGGGGAAGCAA GTTTTATGGTGACACTCAACTGAAAaaactgctgaa aaaaaaggcTGTGGAGGTGTACAAAGAACTGCCCAGCCTGAtgggggagaaaggagagaaggccGTGCCTGTGAAGGTCTGGCTGTATCCACTGAGCAAGCTTATTAACACTAAGCTCAAGCTCAAAAGAGCCATATCAGAGACACTAGTGCCAGTAGCAGAGAAGGCCGTGCCTGTGAAGGTCTGGCTGTATCCACTGAGCAAGCTTATTAACACTAAGCTCAAGCTCAAAAGAGCCATATCAGAGACACTAGTGCCAGTAGCAGAGAAGGCCGTGCCCTGTGAAGGTCTGGCT CTCAAGCTCAAAAGAGCCATATCAGAGACACTAGTGCCAGTAGCAGAGAAGGCGTTTGATGATTTCCAACAGACTAAGATAAGAACCAACGATCTTCTGGAGGTGAGCAGAGAGATTGAGGCTGAAGACATCATCACCAAACTGGAGCAGTTCCAAAGCAGCCTGAGTGTTTTCACCGTTGAGTTCCTGCGGAAAATGGCAGTTCTGATCCCAGCCATCAGAGCAGGCAACGCAGAGGAAACAGCCCTGAGAGACCTCCTGATGTCCCAAGATGCATCTGGCTTCAGTGGGAAAGAAATGGAGCAATGGCTGGATGGAAAGGAGACTGAGATCAACACTGTCACCATGTACAGAAAACTATTACCAGGTTACATGATTAAAACTCCTGAGCTCGACACTTTCCTGATGGACCCAAAAGTCAAAGATGCCCTTGTGTTCAGCTTCACCTCTCTGAATGATGAGGAAGtctatctgaaaaaaaaaaaacccacacagGCAGCGGTGAACCTCAGGAGTGGTTCCAACAGTAGCACATCTATACAGGACACAACAGAAAAAGCCCCATG GATGTGGACTCCAGAGGCAGAAGAGGCTCTaagagactgctttgagtccactgactggCGTGTACTGCAGGACAGTGGAAACCTTGAGGAGATCACTGATTGTACAGCCGACTACCTCAATTTTTGCATGGATGTCGCAGTTCCCACCAAGACTGTGCGCTGCTTCCCAAACAATAAACCTTGGGTGACTAGCAGCATGAGAGACCTCAGGGAGGGTAACACGGTGGAGCTGAGGAATATTCAGAAGGAGCTGAAGATAGCATTGAGGGCTGCTAAGGAGGCGTATGGGAGGAAAGTGGAGATGAAAATGGAGAACAACACAAGGGAGATGTGGAAGGGCATCAAAACAATGACAGG ACTACTCAAGTCCTGTGCAGATGAGCTAGCTGAGCCATTGCAACACCTCTTCAACAAGAGCCTGCATGAGGGCAAG GTTCGCCATGCACTGGACCCCctacagtttgcttaccaggagaatGTTGGAGTAGAGGATGCTATCCTCTATCTGCTGCACAGGGTGCATTTACACCTGGACAAAGGAGGCAgggctgtgagaatcatgttctttgatttctccagTGCCTTCAACACCATCCAGCCACTCCTGTTGAGAGACAGACTGCTGCAGATGGGAGTGGAGACCAGGCTGGTGACCTGGATTACAGACTACCTCACAGAAC ACTTCAACTACAATTCAGATAGCTGCCACTTGCAAAAGTTCTCAGACGACACAGCCATTGTGGGATGTATTAAAGATGGGCAGGAGGGGGAGTACAGGGGACTGGTGGAGAAATTCGTCAGGTGGTGCAGGACCAACCAGCTGCAGCTGAACACCACCAAAACGAAGGAAATGGTGGTTGATTTCAGACGCATACCCCACCCCTTGCTGCCTGTCTCAATTGAGGGGAGACAGTGGAGACAGTCTGCACTTACAA TCTTTAACATTGTTCACAAGAACAAAGTGATCAGTTTCATTTCAGACTCAAAGTACCCAGGAGCTTCAGTTCAGTGGTATCACAATGCAGTCCTCAGGAATCCACATGCAACAAATACGACGGATCTACCACCATATCTAT ttacCTGCAAGCTGACATTGGACCCAATCACAGAAAACGGCTGGCTATATCTGTCCGAGAGGAACAGGAAGGTGACAGTTGGGacgaggcggtcatattttaaTCATCCAGACAGATTTGATAAAAAGGTCCAGGTTTTAAGCAAAGAGCGTCTGCCTGGACGCTGCTACTGGGAGTGTGAGTTCAGTAGTTTTG AGGGCAGTAGCCGCGCACAGGAAGAGGGGACTCTCCACGCACGCTCCACGAGGAAGAGTGACGCTCTCCCAGCACGGACCTGTTGCCGCTTCCGGGCAGAGTTGGCGCAGAAGTTTGAAACTGAGTCTGTGTTCGTGTGA